The Gemmatimonadaceae bacterium genome contains a region encoding:
- a CDS encoding SDR family oxidoreductase has protein sequence MDLGLKHKVALVTGASSGLGLAIANELSQEGASVVMVARRKDELDKQAAAIAGRTYGKIHTIGADVSDATAPARIVAEVTETIGPVEILVANAGGPPSTLFESTSEEHYQAALNTNLMASIRLAHAVVPGMRQRKWGRVLFLTSMAAKMPIQGLLLSNTARAGLLGFAKTLANEVAKDGVLVNTVMPGHFDTARAIELAQMRAAREQRPIEEVLAARQGGIPMGRSGDPREFAAVVAFLASERASFVTGTAIQVDGGQISSLV, from the coding sequence ATGGACCTCGGACTCAAACACAAGGTTGCCCTGGTCACCGGGGCATCGAGCGGACTCGGCCTCGCCATCGCGAATGAGCTGAGCCAGGAAGGGGCGAGCGTGGTGATGGTCGCTCGCCGCAAGGACGAACTCGACAAGCAGGCCGCGGCGATCGCCGGGCGCACGTACGGGAAGATCCACACGATCGGCGCCGACGTGAGCGACGCGACCGCGCCGGCGCGCATCGTCGCCGAGGTGACGGAAACCATCGGCCCGGTCGAGATCCTCGTGGCGAATGCCGGCGGCCCACCGTCGACGCTGTTCGAATCGACGAGCGAGGAGCACTACCAGGCTGCGCTCAACACCAACCTCATGGCGTCGATCCGTCTGGCGCACGCGGTGGTGCCGGGAATGCGCCAGCGAAAGTGGGGGCGCGTCCTCTTCCTCACCTCGATGGCAGCCAAGATGCCGATCCAGGGATTGCTGCTGTCGAACACCGCCCGCGCCGGCTTGTTAGGCTTCGCCAAGACGCTGGCCAACGAGGTGGCGAAGGACGGCGTGCTGGTGAACACCGTGATGCCGGGACATTTCGACACCGCGCGCGCCATCGAGCTGGCGCAGATGCGCGCAGCGCGCGAGCAGCGCCCGATCGAGGAGGTGCTGGCGGCGCGACAGGGGGGGATCCCGATGGGGCGCTCCGGCGACCCGAGGGAATTCGCCGCGGTTGTCGCCTTCCTGGCCAGCGAGCGCGCCTCGTTCGTGACGGGGACGGCGATCCAGGTGGACGGGGGGCAGATCTCTTCGCTCGTCTGA
- the tdh gene encoding L-threonine 3-dehydrogenase, with the protein MKALVKAASGPGFTLKDVPVPTIRDDEVLIEVRRAGVCGTDVHIYEWDDWASNRCKPPFTVGHEFAGDVVQVGSLVRDVAVGDRVTAEGHIVCGRCHLCRTGNSHVCPNTKIIGVDRDGCFAEFIAMPATNVWHLDASIPYEIGGIHDPMGNAFHTALHGTEIPGATVLVTGCGPIGIFAVGICAAAGASRVIASDVNPRRLELARSMGAHDAVHPSEVEGAVKRATDGLGVDVVLEMSGVPAAIHQAFKEVRVGGRVQMLGIPARPMEVNFATEIIFKGITVYGVIGRRMYDTWIQMSQFLRSGKFDPTPVITHRFPLEGYDEAIHAIKAGDAGKVVFEVG; encoded by the coding sequence GTGAAAGCTCTCGTTAAAGCCGCGTCCGGCCCCGGGTTCACGCTCAAGGACGTCCCTGTCCCGACCATTCGCGACGACGAAGTACTCATCGAGGTTCGGCGCGCCGGCGTGTGCGGGACCGACGTACACATCTACGAATGGGATGATTGGGCGAGCAATCGCTGCAAGCCGCCATTCACCGTCGGGCACGAGTTCGCCGGCGACGTGGTGCAAGTGGGCTCGCTGGTGCGCGACGTTGCCGTGGGCGATCGGGTCACGGCCGAGGGACACATCGTCTGCGGGCGCTGCCACCTGTGTCGCACGGGCAACTCGCACGTCTGCCCCAACACGAAGATCATCGGGGTCGATCGCGACGGCTGCTTCGCCGAGTTCATCGCGATGCCGGCGACGAACGTGTGGCACCTCGATGCGAGCATCCCCTACGAGATTGGCGGGATCCACGACCCGATGGGGAACGCCTTCCACACGGCGCTGCATGGAACCGAGATCCCCGGCGCGACGGTGCTCGTCACCGGATGCGGACCAATCGGAATCTTCGCCGTGGGGATCTGTGCGGCGGCGGGGGCGTCGCGCGTGATTGCGAGCGACGTGAATCCTCGCCGGCTCGAGCTGGCGCGGTCGATGGGAGCACACGATGCGGTGCACCCGTCGGAGGTGGAGGGAGCGGTGAAGCGCGCGACCGATGGACTGGGCGTCGACGTCGTCCTCGAGATGAGCGGCGTCCCTGCGGCGATCCACCAGGCGTTCAAGGAAGTGCGCGTCGGCGGGCGCGTGCAGATGCTCGGCATTCCCGCGCGGCCCATGGAGGTGAACTTCGCCACGGAGATCATCTTCAAGGGGATTACCGTGTATGGCGTGATCGGGCGCCGCATGTACGACACCTGGATCCAGATGTCGCAGTTCCTGCGTTCGGGGAAGTTCGATCCCACGCCGGTCATCACGCACCGCTTCCCGCTCGAGGGCTACGACGAGGCGATTCACGCCATCAAGGCCGGCGACGCGGGGAAGGTTGTCTTTGAGGTCGGCTAG
- a CDS encoding glycine C-acetyltransferase produces the protein MGNAKFTGDLEARLEQLKVDKVYKRLNYLDSPQSAWVEMEGRGKILILSSNNYLGLCDEPSVVQAGIDGLKKYGAGTGSVRFICGTFTVHRELEQALARFVGTEASMSYVSAWNANEGLTATVVEEGDFVISDELNHASIIDSIRLAKAITKCTTAVYKHSNMDDLVAKLEANKGAKRRLIWTDGVFSMEGSIARLPEILQVARDHDAIVIMDDSHATGVLGTCGRGTAEHFGVLGEVDVITSTLGKAVGGAAGGFVAGSAALCDILTQRSRPQLFSNALPPTVAASALQAVRVIESQPERVQRLRDNARYFREQIIEAGFKPLAGETPIIPIIIGETAAAIRMSELMLAEGVFVTGFGFPVVPHGTARVRCQISAAHSRDDIDFAVRAFRKVGGKLGLA, from the coding sequence ATGGGTAACGCGAAATTCACGGGCGACCTTGAGGCGCGCCTCGAGCAGCTCAAGGTCGACAAGGTCTACAAGCGCCTCAACTACCTCGACTCGCCGCAGTCGGCGTGGGTGGAGATGGAGGGGCGGGGGAAGATCCTCATCCTCTCCTCCAACAACTACCTCGGGCTGTGCGACGAGCCGAGCGTGGTGCAGGCGGGGATTGACGGTTTGAAGAAGTACGGCGCGGGGACGGGGAGCGTGCGCTTCATCTGCGGGACGTTCACGGTGCATCGTGAGCTGGAGCAGGCGTTGGCGCGCTTTGTCGGGACGGAAGCGTCGATGTCGTACGTCTCGGCCTGGAACGCCAACGAAGGGCTGACGGCGACCGTGGTGGAGGAAGGGGACTTCGTCATCTCGGACGAGCTGAACCACGCCTCGATCATCGACTCGATTCGCCTGGCCAAGGCCATCACCAAGTGCACGACGGCGGTCTACAAGCACTCGAACATGGACGACCTGGTCGCCAAGCTCGAGGCGAACAAAGGCGCCAAGCGGCGGCTCATCTGGACCGACGGCGTCTTCTCGATGGAGGGGAGCATCGCCAGGCTCCCCGAGATACTGCAGGTGGCGCGCGACCACGACGCCATCGTCATCATGGACGACTCGCATGCCACCGGGGTGCTGGGGACGTGCGGGCGCGGGACGGCGGAGCACTTCGGCGTGCTGGGCGAGGTGGACGTGATCACGTCGACGTTAGGCAAGGCGGTGGGGGGCGCGGCGGGGGGCTTCGTGGCCGGCTCCGCGGCGCTGTGCGACATCCTGACACAGCGCTCGCGCCCGCAGCTCTTCTCCAACGCTCTTCCCCCCACGGTTGCGGCGAGCGCGCTGCAGGCGGTGCGCGTGATCGAGTCCCAGCCCGAGCGGGTGCAACGTCTGCGCGACAACGCGCGCTACTTCCGCGAGCAGATCATCGAGGCGGGGTTCAAGCCGCTGGCCGGTGAGACTCCGATCATCCCGATCATCATCGGTGAGACCGCGGCTGCAATCCGGATGAGCGAACTGATGCTCGCCGAGGGGGTGTTCGTGACTGGGTTCGGGTTCCCCGTGGTACCGCACGGGACGGCGCGCGTGCGATGCCAGATCTCGGCGGCGCACTCGCGCGACGACATCGACTTCGCCGTGCGGGCGTTCCGGAAGGTGGGGGGGAAGCTCGGGCTGGCTTGA
- a CDS encoding PAS domain S-box protein: protein MTTPDAGAAERRSEAQHPPGRATSAAVETAGPALAAAGGAAAQRHLLLRYLVGTALGVLAIAAVKVYGPQSPQSVYFVGNCAVVVGIFVAGGFGPAAITIVSAYAATSYFLLAPRESLAISDLADVMRFTIGLALSLGAAGIEGRMRRERQRLVQREREVRESEWRYRVLVTEASDAILVFGSDGRCTLANARASELLGWSPDAMIGVACTELLRPVAPPGGTSVPPCLLREARHSSTGVLAERELVRTDGSTFVGELSARAFPDGTSQLILRDVTARRRAVDAMEAERDLLDGILATSSSGIIALDAATSRPVFVSQRLVEIIGLPREQLMQAASGEVPWVTRDAEGRVIGPAERPLARVLRSGRPVLDVPLTIELPGGQARRIRVSAAPLRDEAGRVSTVVQTVTDETERVRTERALQASEEQLRHIAQAFPGAVYQFSLSPSGEMRFTYVSEGVRELLGVAPEDAVGDFKNVWEAIAPEQRDLVIQSTMQSASTNEPWRLDIRIRHRDGKVRWVRGTGYPETERPEGVIRWNGIFLDVTDLKELESNLLQAQKMESVGRLAGGIAHDFNNILTAIRGNVDLLLETLAHGDERVEEVTEIRDAAERASTLTRQLLAFSRKQFLQPRELDLNSLVRDVEKMLRRVIGEDIALLTVPGDALGLVRADPGQVQQALLNLVVNARDAMPEGGLLTIDTRNVRLTSTEGAAMGLSPGEYVSLVVRDTGTGMTAEVRSRIFEPFFTTKPQGKGTGLGLATVYGIVQQSGGTITVESEPGRGSTFRLFFPRVAATRDAVSSPSGGTAIVAPTAGGAAQVILLVEDDPSVRHLVTRVLERTGYAVRAARDAYEALTLMDATCSGIDLVVSDVVMPGMGGRELAQELRRRRADVRILFISGYLDIDSSRLALDRRTRLLHKPFSTEALLDAVQSMLAGEGLA from the coding sequence GTGACCACACCCGACGCAGGAGCGGCCGAGCGCCGCAGCGAGGCCCAGCACCCTCCGGGGCGCGCGACGAGCGCCGCCGTCGAGACGGCAGGCCCCGCCCTCGCGGCGGCCGGGGGAGCCGCGGCGCAGCGACACCTGCTGCTGCGCTACCTGGTGGGCACGGCGCTGGGCGTGCTGGCCATTGCGGCGGTCAAGGTCTACGGCCCGCAGTCGCCGCAGTCGGTCTACTTCGTGGGCAACTGCGCGGTCGTGGTCGGGATCTTCGTGGCCGGTGGCTTTGGCCCGGCGGCGATCACGATCGTGTCGGCGTACGCAGCCACCTCGTACTTCCTCCTGGCGCCGCGCGAATCGCTGGCGATATCCGACCTCGCCGACGTGATGCGCTTCACGATCGGGCTCGCACTCTCACTCGGAGCCGCCGGCATCGAGGGGCGCATGCGCCGCGAACGGCAGCGCCTCGTGCAGCGCGAGCGCGAGGTGCGCGAAAGCGAGTGGCGCTACCGCGTGCTCGTCACCGAGGCGTCGGACGCCATCCTGGTTTTCGGCAGCGACGGGCGCTGCACCCTGGCGAACGCGCGCGCCTCGGAGCTCCTGGGGTGGTCGCCAGATGCAATGATCGGCGTGGCGTGCACCGAGTTGCTGCGCCCGGTCGCACCTCCCGGTGGCACCTCGGTGCCGCCGTGCCTGCTCAGGGAAGCGCGCCATTCATCGACGGGCGTGCTGGCAGAGCGCGAGCTGGTGCGCACCGACGGCTCCACCTTCGTGGGCGAACTCTCGGCGCGCGCCTTTCCCGACGGCACGTCGCAACTCATCCTGCGCGACGTCACCGCCCGTCGTCGCGCGGTCGATGCCATGGAGGCGGAGCGCGACCTGCTTGACGGCATTCTGGCCACGAGTTCGTCGGGGATCATCGCGCTCGATGCGGCGACCTCGCGCCCGGTATTCGTGAGCCAGCGGTTGGTGGAGATCATCGGCCTGCCGCGGGAGCAGCTCATGCAGGCGGCGTCGGGCGAGGTCCCGTGGGTCACGCGCGATGCGGAGGGACGAGTTATCGGGCCGGCCGAGCGCCCGCTGGCCCGCGTTCTCAGGAGCGGGCGCCCAGTGCTCGACGTCCCGCTGACGATCGAGTTGCCCGGTGGCCAAGCGCGTCGCATCAGGGTGAGTGCCGCACCGCTGCGCGACGAGGCCGGGCGAGTGTCGACGGTCGTGCAGACGGTCACCGACGAGACCGAGCGCGTGCGCACCGAGCGAGCGCTGCAGGCCAGCGAGGAGCAGCTGCGCCACATCGCGCAGGCGTTCCCGGGGGCGGTGTACCAGTTCTCGCTCTCTCCCTCCGGTGAGATGCGCTTCACCTACGTCTCGGAAGGGGTGCGCGAGCTGCTCGGCGTTGCGCCTGAAGACGCGGTGGGGGATTTCAAGAATGTCTGGGAGGCGATCGCCCCGGAGCAGCGCGACCTCGTGATCCAGTCGACGATGCAGTCGGCGTCGACCAACGAGCCGTGGCGTCTCGACATCCGCATCCGGCACCGCGACGGCAAGGTGCGCTGGGTGCGCGGGACCGGCTATCCGGAGACGGAGCGCCCGGAGGGGGTGATCCGGTGGAACGGTATCTTCCTCGACGTCACCGACTTGAAGGAGCTGGAGTCCAACCTGCTCCAGGCACAAAAGATGGAGAGCGTGGGGCGCCTGGCGGGTGGCATTGCCCACGACTTCAACAACATCCTCACGGCCATCCGCGGCAACGTGGACCTGCTGCTGGAGACGCTGGCGCATGGCGATGAGCGCGTGGAGGAGGTGACGGAGATTCGCGACGCCGCCGAGCGGGCGAGCACGCTCACGCGCCAGCTCCTCGCCTTCAGCCGCAAGCAGTTCCTGCAGCCGCGGGAGCTGGACCTCAACAGCCTGGTGCGCGACGTGGAGAAGATGCTGCGTCGCGTGATTGGCGAGGACATCGCGCTGCTGACGGTCCCGGGCGACGCCCTGGGGCTCGTACGCGCCGATCCCGGCCAGGTGCAACAGGCGCTGTTGAACCTGGTGGTGAACGCCCGCGACGCGATGCCCGAGGGCGGATTGCTCACCATCGACACGCGCAACGTGCGCCTGACGAGCACCGAGGGGGCGGCCATGGGGCTTTCACCGGGCGAGTACGTCTCGCTGGTGGTGCGCGACACAGGGACGGGGATGACCGCCGAGGTGCGCTCGCGCATCTTCGAGCCGTTCTTCACCACGAAGCCGCAGGGCAAGGGGACGGGGCTCGGGCTGGCAACCGTGTATGGGATCGTGCAGCAGAGCGGCGGCACGATCACGGTGGAGAGTGAACCGGGGCGAGGAAGCACCTTCCGCCTCTTCTTCCCGCGCGTGGCCGCGACGCGCGACGCCGTGTCGTCACCGTCGGGAGGAACGGCCATCGTCGCACCAACGGCGGGGGGCGCCGCGCAGGTGATCCTGCTGGTGGAGGACGATCCCTCCGTGCGCCACCTCGTGACGCGCGTCCTCGAACGCACGGGCTACGCGGTGCGTGCCGCGCGTGACGCGTACGAGGCGCTCACGCTGATGGACGCAACGTGCTCGGGGATCGACCTCGTGGTGTCGGACGTGGTGATGCCGGGGATGGGGGGGCGCGAACTGGCGCAGGAGCTTCGCCGCCGGCGTGCCGACGTGCGAATCCTCTTCATCTCGGGTTACCTCGACATCGATTCGTCGCGCCTCGCGCTGGACCGTCGCACGCGCCTGCTGCACAAGCCGTTCAGCACGGAGGCGCTGCTCGATGCGGTGCAGTCGATGCTGGCCGGTGAAGGTTTGGCGTGA
- a CDS encoding DNA-3-methyladenine glycosylase, which yields MHRVRRSPLVPLPRHFYDRDTALVARQLLGAILECRHDGVTARGRIVEVEAYLGPHDPACHAAVGQTARNRHLHGPPGTAYVYRIYGMHWCVNAVTREAGHGSAVLVRALVPLAGLAAMEQRRGTGHASSLANGPGKLCQALGIGGAHDGTCLDRGPLRILRPATGEGATPLPDESIVVTPRIGISKAAEWPLRYALAAEPHCSRTPRSFARYSVHEADEWLRRRALR from the coding sequence ATGCACCGGGTGCGGCGTTCGCCGTTGGTGCCGCTCCCTCGACACTTCTACGACCGCGACACGGCGCTCGTCGCGCGCCAACTGCTTGGCGCCATTCTCGAGTGCCGGCACGACGGCGTCACGGCGCGGGGACGCATCGTCGAGGTCGAGGCCTACCTGGGGCCGCACGACCCGGCCTGCCACGCCGCCGTTGGACAAACCGCGCGCAACCGGCACCTGCACGGCCCGCCGGGCACCGCCTACGTGTATCGCATCTACGGGATGCACTGGTGCGTCAACGCCGTCACGCGCGAGGCGGGACATGGAAGCGCCGTCCTCGTCCGTGCCCTGGTCCCGCTCGCCGGGCTCGCCGCCATGGAGCAACGACGCGGCACCGGGCACGCATCATCGCTCGCCAACGGCCCGGGCAAGCTGTGTCAGGCGTTAGGCATCGGCGGCGCCCACGACGGCACATGCCTCGATCGCGGCCCACTGCGCATCCTGCGCCCCGCGACCGGCGAGGGAGCCACGCCGCTGCCTGACGAGTCGATCGTCGTCACGCCGCGCATCGGGATCTCGAAAGCCGCCGAGTGGCCGCTGCGCTACGCGCTGGCCGCCGAGCCGCATTGCTCCCGAACGCCGCGGAGCTTCGCGCGCTACTCCGTGCACGAGGCCGACGAGTGGCTGCGCCGGCGCGCCCTGCGGTGA
- a CDS encoding NYN domain-containing protein, with amino-acid sequence MIARTPRHAAPRAPIAPLHRGPQALPQGAAATYGAPIQHAPNAALLIDFDNVTMGIRSDLASELRSLLSSDIIKGKVAVQRAYADWRRYPQYIVPLAESSIDMIMAPAYGSSKKNATDIRLAVDAMELVFTRPEIGTYILLSGDSDFASLVTKLKEYGKYVIGVGIRESSSDLLVMNCDEYYSYNALAGLVKASEEDVHKWDPWELVVEAIGRMKKNGDVMRSDRLKQVMQDIDATFDEKNYGYSKFSKFVSDASEKGLVTITKLENGQLEVGPADTAPAAASQGERRAAPDEEGASARDAREGREDRGARRGRRGGRGRGRDRDDRGERSDRGERSERGERAVALVGDGPAAPAAPVESADESTPETASEARQESRPEARQESRHEGRHESRRDRRHDGRGDQRSEPRSDARGEARGETRGEARSEPQVSGGDEIGRAGERLTRSEAFDLVKRAATALVSGDQAVPARAVRAKSFELLGRDSESLSERMFERILKDAHDQEVIDLRRRGNDFEVSLPAAVAPVSEQLNRAAAAHAAAAAAAAPPAAPAPRGMVPRGAPARGGRGRTPAGPPPELLLVGVVEDVAPAAAPAPVADLVDEPATLPQADAPKGRGARTPKAKAKEAAKRPAKAAKEARAPRAASAPAAKAARGARGGKARKAAAK; translated from the coding sequence ATGATCGCTCGTACCCCACGGCACGCCGCTCCGCGCGCGCCGATCGCCCCGTTGCACCGGGGCCCGCAGGCGCTGCCGCAGGGAGCTGCGGCCACGTACGGCGCCCCCATCCAGCACGCGCCTAACGCCGCGTTGCTCATCGACTTCGACAACGTCACGATGGGGATCCGCTCCGACCTGGCCAGCGAGCTTCGCTCGCTCCTCTCCTCGGACATCATCAAGGGAAAGGTCGCCGTCCAGCGCGCCTACGCCGACTGGCGCCGCTATCCGCAGTATATCGTCCCCCTCGCCGAGTCCTCGATCGACATGATCATGGCCCCGGCGTACGGCTCGTCGAAGAAGAACGCCACCGACATCCGCCTCGCGGTCGATGCGATGGAACTCGTCTTCACGCGCCCGGAAATCGGGACGTACATCCTCCTCTCCGGCGACTCCGACTTTGCCTCGCTGGTGACCAAGCTCAAGGAGTACGGCAAGTACGTCATCGGCGTCGGCATTCGCGAGTCGTCGAGCGACCTGCTCGTCATGAACTGCGACGAGTACTACAGCTACAACGCCCTTGCCGGCCTGGTGAAGGCCAGCGAGGAGGACGTGCACAAGTGGGACCCGTGGGAGCTGGTGGTCGAGGCCATCGGGCGCATGAAGAAGAACGGCGACGTGATGCGCTCCGATCGCCTCAAGCAGGTCATGCAGGACATCGACGCAACGTTCGACGAGAAGAACTACGGTTACTCGAAGTTCTCCAAGTTCGTCTCCGATGCCTCCGAGAAGGGGCTCGTCACAATCACCAAGCTCGAGAACGGCCAGCTCGAAGTCGGCCCCGCCGACACGGCGCCGGCAGCTGCATCGCAGGGCGAGCGCCGCGCCGCCCCGGATGAGGAAGGCGCGAGTGCGCGTGACGCCCGCGAAGGGCGTGAGGACCGCGGCGCGCGTCGCGGGCGTCGCGGTGGACGCGGGCGCGGACGCGATCGCGACGATCGTGGTGAGCGCAGCGACCGTGGTGAACGCAGTGAACGCGGCGAGCGCGCAGTCGCGCTCGTGGGTGACGGCCCTGCCGCTCCAGCCGCTCCCGTGGAATCGGCCGACGAGAGCACGCCGGAGACTGCCTCCGAGGCGCGGCAGGAGTCGCGCCCCGAGGCGCGGCAGGAGTCACGGCACGAAGGGCGGCACGAATCGCGTCGCGACCGTCGTCATGACGGGCGCGGCGACCAGCGCTCCGAGCCCCGCAGTGACGCTCGCGGCGAAGCCCGCGGCGAGACCCGCGGCGAAGCGCGCAGCGAGCCGCAGGTGTCAGGCGGCGACGAGATCGGGCGTGCCGGCGAGCGCCTCACGCGTTCGGAGGCCTTCGACCTCGTGAAGCGCGCGGCGACGGCGCTCGTCTCGGGCGACCAGGCGGTGCCGGCGCGTGCCGTGCGCGCCAAGTCGTTCGAGCTCCTCGGCCGGGACAGCGAGAGCCTGAGCGAGCGCATGTTCGAGCGCATCCTCAAGGACGCGCACGATCAGGAAGTCATCGACCTGCGGCGTCGCGGGAACGACTTCGAGGTCTCGCTCCCGGCGGCGGTCGCCCCCGTGAGCGAGCAGTTGAATCGCGCCGCAGCGGCGCACGCCGCGGCGGCGGCCGCCGCGGCTCCGCCAGCTGCACCGGCGCCGCGCGGCATGGTCCCGCGTGGTGCGCCGGCTCGCGGCGGGCGTGGGCGCACCCCGGCGGGCCCCCCGCCGGAGCTGCTCCTCGTTGGAGTCGTCGAGGATGTGGCACCGGCGGCCGCTCCGGCGCCGGTGGCGGATCTGGTCGACGAGCCGGCGACCTTGCCCCAGGCCGATGCGCCCAAGGGGCGCGGCGCGCGTACGCCGAAGGCCAAGGCGAAGGAAGCCGCCAAGCGCCCCGCCAAGGCGGCAAAGGAGGCCAGGGCGCCGAGGGCCGCGAGCGCGCCCGCGGCCAAGGCGGCGCGCGGTGCCCGAGGCGGGAAGGCCAGGAAGGCCGCCGCGAAGTGA
- a CDS encoding YjbQ family protein, with protein MQTHTNYLTFNTKKRQEIIDITDQVEACRAAAAIREGFVLVSAMHISASVFVNDHESGLWHDILRWLEERIAPWSPEAYRHNDTGEDNAAAHLRSLTVGHEVIVPVTAGRLDLGPWQRVFYGEWDGQRPKRVIVKALGV; from the coding sequence ATGCAAACCCACACCAACTACCTCACCTTCAACACGAAGAAACGCCAGGAGATCATCGACATCACCGACCAGGTGGAGGCATGCCGAGCCGCCGCCGCGATCCGGGAGGGATTTGTCCTGGTGTCGGCGATGCACATCTCGGCGTCCGTCTTCGTGAACGACCACGAATCCGGGCTCTGGCACGACATCCTGCGCTGGCTCGAGGAGCGCATCGCCCCCTGGAGCCCCGAGGCGTATCGCCACAACGATACCGGGGAGGACAACGCCGCCGCGCACCTTCGGTCGCTCACGGTTGGGCATGAGGTGATTGTCCCGGTCACCGCCGGGCGGCTGGACCTGGGCCCGTGGCAGCGCGTCTTCTACGGCGAGTGGGACGGCCAACGCCCCAAGCGCGTGATCGTGAAGGCGTTGGGCGTGTAG
- a CDS encoding sigma-54-dependent Fis family transcriptional regulator has protein sequence MPTILIVDDEPNIRRMVGALLTSEGYEVREAASGEAGVALAAEAEPDVALVDLMMPGTMDGIAVLGALRDRHPDLPVVMMSGKAGLADAVRATKLGAFNFLEKPLTPEGVLLSLSSALELRLAKREAQVLRADLGLAGEMIGGSAAMQGMRALIERIAPTDARVLISGESGTGKELVAAAIHAGSPRRDRPFVRVNCAAIPRDLVESEMFGHERGAFTGATERRIGRFELAHRGTLFLDEVGDLGSEAQAKLLRAIEAREIERVGGGKPIPVDVRVVAATNKDLPRAVRDGVFREDLFFRLNVIPVALAPLRERPDDIPLLVRHFATLTRLRTGHRLPEWDDDALQLFTRYRWPGNVRELGNIVERLIILHAGQPIHVDDVRRVIAVEDAPLAAPERATLPDPSGLDRSLGEQLDDYERLLIARALAASSGNISEAARRLQTDRPNLYRRMKRLDVRAVGAEGNLTHLP, from the coding sequence ATGCCCACCATCCTCATCGTCGACGACGAGCCGAACATCCGCCGCATGGTGGGGGCGCTGCTCACGTCGGAGGGATACGAAGTGCGCGAGGCGGCGAGTGGCGAGGCGGGCGTTGCACTCGCCGCCGAGGCCGAGCCCGACGTCGCACTCGTCGACCTGATGATGCCGGGGACGATGGACGGGATTGCCGTGCTCGGGGCGCTGCGGGACCGGCACCCCGACCTCCCGGTCGTGATGATGAGCGGAAAGGCAGGGCTGGCCGATGCGGTGCGCGCCACCAAGCTCGGGGCCTTCAACTTCCTCGAGAAGCCGCTCACGCCGGAGGGCGTGCTGCTCTCGCTCAGCTCGGCGCTGGAGTTGCGGCTGGCGAAGCGGGAGGCGCAGGTGCTGCGCGCCGACCTGGGGCTGGCGGGGGAGATGATCGGCGGGAGCGCGGCAATGCAGGGGATGCGCGCACTCATCGAGCGCATTGCCCCCACCGATGCCCGCGTCCTCATCTCGGGAGAATCGGGGACGGGGAAGGAGTTGGTCGCGGCGGCGATCCACGCCGGGAGCCCGCGGCGCGACCGCCCGTTCGTGCGCGTGAACTGCGCCGCCATCCCGCGCGACCTGGTGGAGAGCGAGATGTTCGGGCATGAGCGCGGCGCCTTTACCGGTGCCACCGAGCGCCGCATCGGACGCTTCGAGCTGGCGCATCGCGGGACGCTCTTCCTCGACGAGGTGGGCGACCTGGGAAGCGAGGCGCAGGCCAAGCTGCTGCGCGCCATCGAGGCGCGGGAGATCGAACGCGTCGGCGGCGGCAAGCCGATCCCGGTGGACGTGCGCGTGGTGGCGGCGACCAACAAGGACCTGCCGCGCGCCGTGCGCGATGGGGTCTTTCGCGAGGATCTCTTCTTCCGCCTCAACGTGATTCCGGTGGCGCTGGCGCCGCTGCGCGAGCGGCCGGATGACATCCCGCTCCTCGTGCGGCACTTCGCCACGCTCACGCGACTGCGCACCGGCCATCGCCTCCCGGAGTGGGACGACGACGCGTTGCAGCTGTTTACGCGCTATCGCTGGCCCGGCAACGTGCGCGAACTGGGCAACATCGTCGAGCGCCTCATCATCTTGCACGCGGGGCAACCGATCCACGTGGACGACGTGCGGCGCGTGATCGCGGTGGAGGATGCCCCGCTGGCCGCGCCGGAGCGCGCCACGCTCCCCGACCCGTCGGGGCTGGATCGCTCGCTCGGCGAACAGCTCGACGACTACGAGCGCCTCCTCATCGCGCGCGCGCTCGCCGCCTCCAGCGGCAACATCTCCGAGGCGGCGCGCCGCCTGCAGACCGATCGCCCCAACCTTTATCGCCGCATGAAGCGGCTGGACGTGCGGGCGGTGGGAGCGGAAGGCAATCTGACACACCTCCCCTGA